One Hordeum vulgare subsp. vulgare chromosome 4H, MorexV3_pseudomolecules_assembly, whole genome shotgun sequence DNA window includes the following coding sequences:
- the LOC123447783 gene encoding cyclin-A3-1-like translates to MADKENSAYDAAAAAPRITRASAKRAAAVTAVAVAAKRKRVALSEIPTLPNAAPQPHTKPKKPSSQAAKPKKKSLSFLSLPAPPKPAPDAADENGDPQLCAPYASDIYSYLRSMEVQARRRPAADYIERVQVDVTPNMRGILVDWLVEVAEEYKLVSDTLYLTVSYIDRFLSSNSLNRQKLQLLGVSAMLIASKYEEISPPNVEDFCYITDNTYMKQELVKMERDILNNLKFEMGNPTAKTFLRMFIKSGQEDKKYPSLLLEFMGSYLTELSLLDYACVRFLPSAVAASAVFVARLTLNPDSNPWSKKLQSVTGYRASELKDCITAIHDLQLSRKGQSWNAIRDKYKQHRFKGVSALLPPVGIPASYFEDLKE, encoded by the exons ATGGCCGACAAGGAGAACTCCGCCtacgacgccgccgccgccgcgccccgcATCACCCGCGCATCCGCCAagcgcgccgccgccgtcaccgccgtcgccgtcgccgccaagcGCAAGCGCGTCGCGCTCAGCGAGATCCCCACGCTCCCTAACGCCGCCCCCCAGCCGCACACCAAGCCCAAGAAGCCGTCGTCCCAAGCCGCCAAGCCCAAGAAGAAGTCCCTGTCGTTCCTGTCCCTCCCCGCGCCGCCCAAGccggcgcccgacgcggccgatgaGAACGGGGACCCGCAGCTCTGCGCTCCGTACGCGTCCGACATCTACTCCTACCTCCGATCCATGGAG GTCCAGGCGagacggcggccggcggcggattACATCGAGAGGGTGCAGGTGGACGTCACCCCCAATATGCGTGGCATCCTCGTCGATTGGCTCGTCGAGGTCGCCGAGGAGTACAAGCTCGTCTCTGACACGCTCTACCTCACCGTCTCCTACATCGACCGCTTCCTCTCGTCCAACTCCCTCAACCGTCAGAAGCTGCAGCTCCTCGGCGTCTCTGCCATGCTCATTGCCTC TAAGTATGAGGAGATCAGCCCCCCAAATGTGGAGGACTTCTGCTACATCACGGACAACACCTACATGAAGCAGGAG CTTGTTAAGATGGAGAGGGATATACTAAACAATCTCAAGTTTGAGATGGGCAATCCTACCGCCAAGACCTTCCTAAG GATGTTCATCAAATCTGGCCAAGAAGACAAGAAG TATCCTAGCCTGTTGCTGGAGTTCATGGGGAGCTATCTCACAGAGCTGAGTCTTTTGGATTATGCCTGCGTCCGGTTCTTGCCATCAGCTGTTGCAGCTTCAGCGGTGTTCGTTGCACGGCTGACCCTTAATCCAGACTCCAACCCTTGG AGCAAGAAGTTGCAATCGGTGACCGGGTACAGGGCATCCGAGCTGAAGGATTGCATTACCGCCATACATGACCTGCAGCTCAGCAGGAAAGGGCAATCGTGGAATGCAATCCGGGACAAATAC